The genomic window AGAACGGTCATCACGCCACCCCCAGCGCGCGGCGTAGGGACAAAGGGCGGATATCGGTCCACACCTGCTCGATGTGGTCGAGGCACTCGTCGCGATCACCGGAGAATCCGATGCTCGTCCACCCGAGCGGTAACGGTTTGTCCGCCGGCCAGATCGAGTGCTGCTCTTCGTCGTTGCGTACGACGGTCCATTCGGAAGTGTTGTTCTGCATGATCCTTCTTCCCCTCGTCAGAAGTGTCCGATTCGTCAAGCGTGTGGTGTCAGTGATGTGCTGGTAGTTCGGTGAGCACCTGTGCACCTCGTTCGAGTTTCACGAGGCGATCGCACAGGTCGAAATAGCGATCGTCGTGGGTCACGACGATCACGATGCGGCCTTCGTCGCGGATGCGAGGAAGGATGTCGGTGTAGAAGCGATGACGGTTCTCCGGGTCTTGTTCGGCGGCCCACTCGTCGAGTACGACGACGTCGCGAGGATCGGCGAGCGTTTCCACGAGCGCGAGGCGCTTGCGCTGGCCACTGGAGAGACCGTCGAAGAGCAGCCGGTCGCCGTCGAGCTCGACCACGTCGTCGAGTCCGAGTTCGGTGAGCCAGTACCGAGCCCGCGAGAGCACTTCGGGTTCGTCGGATCGAAGACGCCCGAAGACGTAGGAATCGGCGAAGCAGGCCGAGACGTTCTCGCGGTAGGCGACGGTGAGCTCTGGGGACAACGGAATACCGTCGACGGTGACTGCGCCGCCGTCCGGCGTGTACAGCCCGGCAAGAATGCGCCCGAGAGTGCTTTTGCCGCTGCCGTTTCCACCGACCAGGAATGTGATCGAACCGCGGGTGAATCGCTGGGACACCGGCCCGATGGCGAAGGATTCACCCGGATTGTCGGTGGCGTAGGCGAATCGCACTGCGTCGACCCCGATCTCGTCGACCACCGACGGGCGATCGTTCACCTGCGCCGTCTCGGTCGCCTCTCGAAGCGTGGCCACCTCCTCGATGCGGCGTAGCGCAACGACGGCGCGCGAGAGCACCGGACCGATGTTGAGCACCGTGACCAACGGAGTGTTCAGGTACAGAACAGCGAGGGCGACGCCGATGCGATCCTGCGCCGGAATACCCAGTGCATCACCGCCGAACGCGACTGCACCCACGCATGCAAGGAAGAGCATCTGGCCCCAGTAGCCGGTGACGAGGCTGACGGTGGATCCTTTGACCACGCTGTCGGCATACCGCGCGGAATGCGTGCGTAGATCGTCGTCGACGAGTGAGCGGCGGAGGCGGGCACTGAGCTTGACGTCCTTGAAGCCGTGGGTGATGGCTTGGTAGGAGTCGTGCAAACCGTCCTGTGCCTGACGCGCACGGGTCATGTGCACGCCCGCTTTGCCGTTGGCGAACGCGTATGCACTCCCACCGACGACGATGACCGCCACCAGGACGAGGAGTGCGATCGGCGACAGGATCCCGACGTACGCGAGTGCGCAGATCACGATCACGGAGTTGATCAGGAGCAGCGGAAGCGACTGCACCGCCTGGCCGACCGCCGCGAGGTCCTCGGTGAGGACCGCAGTCGCGCGGGAGGTGCGAAACGCTTCGAACCGGCGAAGCGGAATCGCGAGAAGGTCGTCGACCAGCTTGGTCCGCAACCGATCCACGGACCGCTGAGTGACCCGGACCAGTGCGTTCGACGCGAGCGCGCCCGACAGCAGGACCAGCACAGCCGCACCGATGAACAGCGGGAGCGCGCCGAGGCCGCTGTCGGTCGAGACGGCCGTGGTGATCGTGGCCACCATCGCGATGGTGGCCACGCCGGTGACGATCCCGGCGACCACGGCGAGGACGGATATTCCCCGCCCACCCCGAAGTAATACTGCAAGCAAGTTTTTCATTGCGTTGTCTCTCCTCTGTCCTCGGTTCCCGGCTGGGTCGCCCACCGAAGTGCGGCGTTGTACGCGTCGACGATCCTGCGATGCCGTGCGGGCGAGACACGTGCGGTGTCGACGATCAGCATCAGCGCGAGGCGATGCTCGGGTGGATGGATCGAGAATGTCGCCATGAGTGTGAAATCCGTATCCTCCTGCGAGAAATGGGAATCGGTGTCCTTCGACCCGAACGTGTGGGTTTTCTCGACCTCCGCGAGACGATGGAACCGCACGAAGTTGAATCCGAAGTCGAACAGCGGCCCCTTGCCTGCCAGAGCGGTGATGTCGACGTTCGGCAGTCGCCTGTACGGCACCATTGCCGCGTCGGTCCGCGCAATGTGCTCGGCTGCCGCGATCGGATCGTCGAGTGAGGAGAACTGCAAGGGAATCATGTTGAGGAACATTCCCCGTGCGTCGATACCGCCCTCACGCTCCAGCCTGCCGTTGGACGTGACGCCCGTGACGATCTCCGCGGCGCCGAACACCTCGGACATTGCGCGAACGTGCACGGCCAGCGCCAGGTGGCGGACCGACAGTCCTGCACTCTCTGCGCGCGGACCGAGTGCTGCGGCGTCGAACTCGGTCCGTTGCATTGCACGCGCACCGGTTGCGCCGACGTCGGCAACGACGCGGGGACGAACTCCGCGCAGGTGGTCCGTCCACGCATCGGCGGTGTCCTGCGAAGTCCGCGCATGCTGTTCGGCCGCAACGAAATCGACGAACTTCACCGGCACCGCGGTGATACTGGCATCGTAGTTC from Rhodococcus sp. P1Y includes these protein-coding regions:
- a CDS encoding MbtH family protein; the encoded protein is MQNNTSEWTVVRNDEEQHSIWPADKPLPLGWTSIGFSGDRDECLDHIEQVWTDIRPLSLRRALGVA
- a CDS encoding cyclic peptide export ABC transporter; translation: MKNLLAVLLRGGRGISVLAVVAGIVTGVATIAMVATITTAVSTDSGLGALPLFIGAAVLVLLSGALASNALVRVTQRSVDRLRTKLVDDLLAIPLRRFEAFRTSRATAVLTEDLAAVGQAVQSLPLLLINSVIVICALAYVGILSPIALLVLVAVIVVGGSAYAFANGKAGVHMTRARQAQDGLHDSYQAITHGFKDVKLSARLRRSLVDDDLRTHSARYADSVVKGSTVSLVTGYWGQMLFLACVGAVAFGGDALGIPAQDRIGVALAVLYLNTPLVTVLNIGPVLSRAVVALRRIEEVATLREATETAQVNDRPSVVDEIGVDAVRFAYATDNPGESFAIGPVSQRFTRGSITFLVGGNGSGKSTLGRILAGLYTPDGGAVTVDGIPLSPELTVAYRENVSACFADSYVFGRLRSDEPEVLSRARYWLTELGLDDVVELDGDRLLFDGLSSGQRKRLALVETLADPRDVVVLDEWAAEQDPENRHRFYTDILPRIRDEGRIVIVVTHDDRYFDLCDRLVKLERGAQVLTELPAHH